A window of the Maniola hyperantus chromosome 16, iAphHyp1.2, whole genome shotgun sequence genome harbors these coding sequences:
- the LOC117989706 gene encoding rho GTPase-activating protein 4-like isoform X1 — MAEAGAATPPPGEAPPLDERDLEPRTPMKRLGSTRKLAAFSNIRAQLAEQTRVLEARADAAAGVAAELGDYCRRRAELEAEYARALDKLARAALQRHKDHRARREQWPLAGAAACWRAALEHARALGRDHAALAELYAGPLAARLQRAADDVLRLHRRCRDVLAERHDELGAALADAAQLGKAQAAAAADWRQAALKLRSAHQARAALALAEPPRPKKLKALDKELDKRRARHSDARARALRARADYVLGLEAANATLQRYYLDDVADVMLCTEVGFEAVVGRAVRSAGAAEDACAEAGRAAAAALQAAADALDALADRQRLVAAHPGAFALPRPLPYAGEPPPEQDRAMAELLGDAAPADDACEAHRTDLRLRLAQLDASARALRAECREAAKTLDAAEAELVRQMEGPDAAWAPAAAPPPDDDAPRRDQEDYYLQKFRCYVSCAGRLARLESKAQAVRERLLGGAAAARSPPSPPRRAAARRRGLFAAPLDERLPAVLTSCVRVIATYGLQHQGVFRVSGSQTEMAALRAAFERGADPLAGARDASDINSVCGLLKLYLRELRPPLLPPQLQERLLRVAALPDDHTFARRLRDTLSALPVPQLLVLRYLFAFLAHLAEHAQHNMMDAWNLAICLGPTLLAAWGEGGAQVAAQNLVNELVKRTIQHHLEVFPQDLAPHTLYRRPEPAPDETDAPDAPPEPDDDARDLSLYDDDDDDDDDDDDEDNDDDERAASDVDGDAGPDAGELAADAAADTRLDSTPDLVLDLPARPDARRADTAPDACHADTFAHNRDTLKKRPALGAAHRYARTTTSYCVCGDVWCSAAAHRYARTTSYCVCGDVWCSAAAWTARPTWCWTCRRGPTRAAPTPRPTRATPTRSRTTATRSRSAPPSAPRTGTRALLHHIVCVVTCGAPQPRTGTRALHHIVCVVTCGAPQPPGQHARPGAGLAGAARRAPRRHRARRVPRRHVRAQPRHAQEAPRPRRRAQTGVRGERLGGRGGRGGRGGRGGRGGRGGRGGRGGQPGAGAQHAARGRQVRGAHADGRLAQARAGRQARAAAPPHAAPAARDARAARARRAARARRRRAVILRRVA; from the exons ACATCCGCGCGCAGCTGGCGGAGCAGACGCGCGTGCTGGAGGCGCGCGCCGACGCGGCGGCCGGCGTGGCGGCCGAGCTGGGCGACTActgccgccgccgcgccgaGCTGGAGGCGGAGTACGCGCGCGCGCTCGACAAGCTGGCGCGCGCCGCGCTGCAGCGCCACAAGGACCACCGCGCGCGCCGCGAGCAGTGGCCGCTGGCCGGCGCCGCCGCGTGCTGGCGCGCCGCGCTCGAGCACGCGCGCGCGCTGGGTCGCGACCACGCCGCGCTGGCCGAGCTGTACGCCGGCCCGCTGGCCGCGCGGCTGCAGCGCGCCGCCGACGACGTGCTGCGTCTGCACCGCCGCTGCCGCGACGTGCTGGCCGAGCGCCACGACGAGCTGGGCGCCGCGCTCGCGGACGCGGCGCAGCTGGGCAAGGCGCAGGCCGCGGCCGCCGCCGACTGGCGCCAGGCCGCGCTCAAGCTGCGCAGCGCGCACCAGGCGCGCGCGGCGCTGGCGCTCGCCGAGCCGCCGCGCCCCAAGAAGCTCAAGGCGCTGGACAAGGAGCTGGACAAGCGCCGCGCGCGCCACAGCGACGCGCGCGCCCGGGCGCTGCGAGCGCGCGCCGACTACGTGCTGGGCCTCGAGGCGGCCAACGCCACGCTGCAGCGCTACTACCTGGACGACGTCGCCGACGTCATGCTG TGCACGGAGGTGGGCTTCGAGGCGGTGGTGGGGCGCGCCGTGCGCAGCGCGGGCGCGGCCGAGGACGCGTGCGCCGAGGCggggcgcgccgccgccgccgcgctgcaGGCCGCGGCCGACGCGCTGGACGCGCTGGCCGACCGGCAGCGCCTCGTGGCCGCGCACCCCGGCGCCTTCGCGCTGCCGCGCCCGCTGCCCTACGCCGGCGAGCCGCCGCCCGAGCAGGACCGCGCCATGGCCGAGCTGCTGGGCGACGCGGCGCCCGCCGACGACGCGTGCGAGGCGCACCGCACCGACCTGCGCCTGCGCCTGGCGCAGCTGGACGCCAGCGCGCGCGCGCTGCGCGCCGAGTGCCGCGAGGCCGCCAAGACGCTGGACGCGGCCGAGGCGGAGCTGGTGCGCCAGATGGAGGGCCCCGACGCGGCCTGggcgcccgccgccgcgccgccgcccgacgACGACGCGCCGCGCCGCGACCAGGAGGACTACTACCTGCAGAAGTTCCGCTGCTACGTGTCGTGCGCGGGCCGCCTGGCGCGCCTGGAGAGCAAGGCGCAGGCGGTGCGCGAGCGGCTgctgggcggcgcggcggccgcgCGCTCGCCGCcgtcgccgccgcgccgcgccgccgcgcgccgccgcggcTTGTTCGCCGCGCCGCTCGACGAGCGGCTGCCCGCCGTGCTCACGTCGTGCGTGCGCGTCATCGCCACCTACG GGCTGCAGCACCAGGGCGTGTTCCGCGTGTCGGGCTCGCAGACGGAGATGGCGGCTCTGCGCGCGGCCTTCGAGCGCGGCGCAGACCCGCTGGCGGGAGCCCGCGACGCGTCCGACATCAACTCCGTGTGCGGCCTGCTCAAGCTGTACCTGCGCGAGCTGCGGCCGCCGCTGCTGCCGCCGCAGCTGCAGGAGCGCCTGCTGCGCGTCGCCGCGCTGCCCGACGACCACACG TTCGCGCGGCGCCTGCGCGACACGCTGAGCGCGCTGCCCGTGCCGCAGCTGCTGGTGCTGCGCTATCTGTTCGCGTTCCTGGCTCACCTGGCCGAGCACGCGCAGCACAACATGATGGACGCGTGGAACCTCGCCATCTGCCTCGGGCCCACGCTGCTGGCCGCCTGGGGCGAGGGCGGTGCGCAGGTGGCGGCGCAGAACCTCGTCAACGAGCTGGTCAAGCGCACCATCCAGCACCACCTGGAGGTGTTCCCGCAGGACCTCGCGCCCCACACGCTGTACCGCCGGCCCGAGCCCGCGCCCGACGAGACCGACGCGCCCGACGCGCCGCCCGAGCCCGACGACGACGCGCGCGACCTCTCGCtctacgacgacgacgacgacgacgacgacgacgacgacgacgaggaCAACGACGATGACG AGCGCGCGGCGAGCGACGTCGACGGCGACGCGGGGCCCGACGCCGGCGAGCTCGCCGCTGACGCCGCCGCCGACAC CCGCCTGGACAGCACGCCCGACCTGGTGCTGGACTTGCCGGCGCGGCCCGACGCGCGCCGCGCCGACACCGCGCCCGACGCGTGCCACGCCGACACGTTCGCGCACAACCGCGACACGCTCAAGAAGCGCCCCGCCCTCGGCGCCGCGCACAGGTACGCGCGCACTACTACATCATATTGTGTGTGTGGTGACGTGTGGTGCTCCGCAGCCGCGCACAGGTACGCGCGCACTACATCATATTGTGTGTGTGGTGACGTGTGGTGCTCCGCAGCCGCCTGGACAGCACGCCCGACCTGGTGCTGGACTTGCCGGCGCGGCCCGACGCGCGCCGCGCCGACACCGCGCCCGACGCGTGCCACGCCGACACGTTCGCGCACAACCGCGACACGCTCAAGAAGCGCCCCGCCCTCGGCGCCGCGCACAGGTACGCGCGCACTACTACATCATATTGTGTGTGTGGTGACGTGTGGTGCTCCGCAGCCGCGCACAGGTACGCGCGCACTACATCATATTGTGTGTGTGGTGACGTGTGGTGCTCCGCAGCCGCCTGGACAGCACGCCCGACCTGGTGCTGGACTTGCCGGCGCGGCCCGACGCGCGCCGCGCCGACACCGCGCCCGACGCGTGCCACGCCGACACGTTCGCGCACAACCGCGACACGCTCAAGAAGCGCCCCGCCCTCGGCGCCGCGCACAG ACCGGCGTGCGCGGAGAGCGGCTCGGAGGGCGaggcgggcgcggcgggcgcggcgggcgcggcgggcgcggcgggcggggCGGGCGGGGCGGGCGCGGGGGGCAGCCCGGTGCCGGCGCGCAACACgctgcgcgtggccgccaaGTTCGCGGAGCTCACGCTGACGGGCGGCTCGCTCAAGCCCGCGCTGGCCGCCAAGCCCGCGCTGCTGCGCCGCCCCACGCCGCACCCGCAGCACGCGACGCGCGCGCAGCCCGCGCCCGACGCGCCGCACGCGCCCGACGGCGGCGAGCTGTGATACTTCGACGAGTCGCGTGA
- the LOC117989706 gene encoding rho GTPase-activating protein 4-like isoform X2: protein MFQCIAQHRAWAAPDLANAHPDIRAQLAEQTRVLEARADAAAGVAAELGDYCRRRAELEAEYARALDKLARAALQRHKDHRARREQWPLAGAAACWRAALEHARALGRDHAALAELYAGPLAARLQRAADDVLRLHRRCRDVLAERHDELGAALADAAQLGKAQAAAAADWRQAALKLRSAHQARAALALAEPPRPKKLKALDKELDKRRARHSDARARALRARADYVLGLEAANATLQRYYLDDVADVMLCTEVGFEAVVGRAVRSAGAAEDACAEAGRAAAAALQAAADALDALADRQRLVAAHPGAFALPRPLPYAGEPPPEQDRAMAELLGDAAPADDACEAHRTDLRLRLAQLDASARALRAECREAAKTLDAAEAELVRQMEGPDAAWAPAAAPPPDDDAPRRDQEDYYLQKFRCYVSCAGRLARLESKAQAVRERLLGGAAAARSPPSPPRRAAARRRGLFAAPLDERLPAVLTSCVRVIATYGLQHQGVFRVSGSQTEMAALRAAFERGADPLAGARDASDINSVCGLLKLYLRELRPPLLPPQLQERLLRVAALPDDHTFARRLRDTLSALPVPQLLVLRYLFAFLAHLAEHAQHNMMDAWNLAICLGPTLLAAWGEGGAQVAAQNLVNELVKRTIQHHLEVFPQDLAPHTLYRRPEPAPDETDAPDAPPEPDDDARDLSLYDDDDDDDDDDDDEDNDDDERAASDVDGDAGPDAGELAADAAADTRLDSTPDLVLDLPARPDARRADTAPDACHADTFAHNRDTLKKRPALGAAHRYARTTTSYCVCGDVWCSAAAHRYARTTSYCVCGDVWCSAAAWTARPTWCWTCRRGPTRAAPTPRPTRATPTRSRTTATRSRSAPPSAPRTGTRALLHHIVCVVTCGAPQPRTGTRALHHIVCVVTCGAPQPPGQHARPGAGLAGAARRAPRRHRARRVPRRHVRAQPRHAQEAPRPRRRAQTGVRGERLGGRGGRGGRGGRGGRGGRGGRGGRGGQPGAGAQHAARGRQVRGAHADGRLAQARAGRQARAAAPPHAAPAARDARAARARRAARARRRRAVILRRVA from the exons ATGTTCCAGTGCATCGCGCAGCACCGCGCCTGGGCCGCGCCCGACCTCGCCAATGCCCACCCCG ACATCCGCGCGCAGCTGGCGGAGCAGACGCGCGTGCTGGAGGCGCGCGCCGACGCGGCGGCCGGCGTGGCGGCCGAGCTGGGCGACTActgccgccgccgcgccgaGCTGGAGGCGGAGTACGCGCGCGCGCTCGACAAGCTGGCGCGCGCCGCGCTGCAGCGCCACAAGGACCACCGCGCGCGCCGCGAGCAGTGGCCGCTGGCCGGCGCCGCCGCGTGCTGGCGCGCCGCGCTCGAGCACGCGCGCGCGCTGGGTCGCGACCACGCCGCGCTGGCCGAGCTGTACGCCGGCCCGCTGGCCGCGCGGCTGCAGCGCGCCGCCGACGACGTGCTGCGTCTGCACCGCCGCTGCCGCGACGTGCTGGCCGAGCGCCACGACGAGCTGGGCGCCGCGCTCGCGGACGCGGCGCAGCTGGGCAAGGCGCAGGCCGCGGCCGCCGCCGACTGGCGCCAGGCCGCGCTCAAGCTGCGCAGCGCGCACCAGGCGCGCGCGGCGCTGGCGCTCGCCGAGCCGCCGCGCCCCAAGAAGCTCAAGGCGCTGGACAAGGAGCTGGACAAGCGCCGCGCGCGCCACAGCGACGCGCGCGCCCGGGCGCTGCGAGCGCGCGCCGACTACGTGCTGGGCCTCGAGGCGGCCAACGCCACGCTGCAGCGCTACTACCTGGACGACGTCGCCGACGTCATGCTG TGCACGGAGGTGGGCTTCGAGGCGGTGGTGGGGCGCGCCGTGCGCAGCGCGGGCGCGGCCGAGGACGCGTGCGCCGAGGCggggcgcgccgccgccgccgcgctgcaGGCCGCGGCCGACGCGCTGGACGCGCTGGCCGACCGGCAGCGCCTCGTGGCCGCGCACCCCGGCGCCTTCGCGCTGCCGCGCCCGCTGCCCTACGCCGGCGAGCCGCCGCCCGAGCAGGACCGCGCCATGGCCGAGCTGCTGGGCGACGCGGCGCCCGCCGACGACGCGTGCGAGGCGCACCGCACCGACCTGCGCCTGCGCCTGGCGCAGCTGGACGCCAGCGCGCGCGCGCTGCGCGCCGAGTGCCGCGAGGCCGCCAAGACGCTGGACGCGGCCGAGGCGGAGCTGGTGCGCCAGATGGAGGGCCCCGACGCGGCCTGggcgcccgccgccgcgccgccgcccgacgACGACGCGCCGCGCCGCGACCAGGAGGACTACTACCTGCAGAAGTTCCGCTGCTACGTGTCGTGCGCGGGCCGCCTGGCGCGCCTGGAGAGCAAGGCGCAGGCGGTGCGCGAGCGGCTgctgggcggcgcggcggccgcgCGCTCGCCGCcgtcgccgccgcgccgcgccgccgcgcgccgccgcggcTTGTTCGCCGCGCCGCTCGACGAGCGGCTGCCCGCCGTGCTCACGTCGTGCGTGCGCGTCATCGCCACCTACG GGCTGCAGCACCAGGGCGTGTTCCGCGTGTCGGGCTCGCAGACGGAGATGGCGGCTCTGCGCGCGGCCTTCGAGCGCGGCGCAGACCCGCTGGCGGGAGCCCGCGACGCGTCCGACATCAACTCCGTGTGCGGCCTGCTCAAGCTGTACCTGCGCGAGCTGCGGCCGCCGCTGCTGCCGCCGCAGCTGCAGGAGCGCCTGCTGCGCGTCGCCGCGCTGCCCGACGACCACACG TTCGCGCGGCGCCTGCGCGACACGCTGAGCGCGCTGCCCGTGCCGCAGCTGCTGGTGCTGCGCTATCTGTTCGCGTTCCTGGCTCACCTGGCCGAGCACGCGCAGCACAACATGATGGACGCGTGGAACCTCGCCATCTGCCTCGGGCCCACGCTGCTGGCCGCCTGGGGCGAGGGCGGTGCGCAGGTGGCGGCGCAGAACCTCGTCAACGAGCTGGTCAAGCGCACCATCCAGCACCACCTGGAGGTGTTCCCGCAGGACCTCGCGCCCCACACGCTGTACCGCCGGCCCGAGCCCGCGCCCGACGAGACCGACGCGCCCGACGCGCCGCCCGAGCCCGACGACGACGCGCGCGACCTCTCGCtctacgacgacgacgacgacgacgacgacgacgacgacgacgaggaCAACGACGATGACG AGCGCGCGGCGAGCGACGTCGACGGCGACGCGGGGCCCGACGCCGGCGAGCTCGCCGCTGACGCCGCCGCCGACAC CCGCCTGGACAGCACGCCCGACCTGGTGCTGGACTTGCCGGCGCGGCCCGACGCGCGCCGCGCCGACACCGCGCCCGACGCGTGCCACGCCGACACGTTCGCGCACAACCGCGACACGCTCAAGAAGCGCCCCGCCCTCGGCGCCGCGCACAGGTACGCGCGCACTACTACATCATATTGTGTGTGTGGTGACGTGTGGTGCTCCGCAGCCGCGCACAGGTACGCGCGCACTACATCATATTGTGTGTGTGGTGACGTGTGGTGCTCCGCAGCCGCCTGGACAGCACGCCCGACCTGGTGCTGGACTTGCCGGCGCGGCCCGACGCGCGCCGCGCCGACACCGCGCCCGACGCGTGCCACGCCGACACGTTCGCGCACAACCGCGACACGCTCAAGAAGCGCCCCGCCCTCGGCGCCGCGCACAGGTACGCGCGCACTACTACATCATATTGTGTGTGTGGTGACGTGTGGTGCTCCGCAGCCGCGCACAGGTACGCGCGCACTACATCATATTGTGTGTGTGGTGACGTGTGGTGCTCCGCAGCCGCCTGGACAGCACGCCCGACCTGGTGCTGGACTTGCCGGCGCGGCCCGACGCGCGCCGCGCCGACACCGCGCCCGACGCGTGCCACGCCGACACGTTCGCGCACAACCGCGACACGCTCAAGAAGCGCCCCGCCCTCGGCGCCGCGCACAG ACCGGCGTGCGCGGAGAGCGGCTCGGAGGGCGaggcgggcgcggcgggcgcggcgggcgcggcgggcgcggcgggcggggCGGGCGGGGCGGGCGCGGGGGGCAGCCCGGTGCCGGCGCGCAACACgctgcgcgtggccgccaaGTTCGCGGAGCTCACGCTGACGGGCGGCTCGCTCAAGCCCGCGCTGGCCGCCAAGCCCGCGCTGCTGCGCCGCCCCACGCCGCACCCGCAGCACGCGACGCGCGCGCAGCCCGCGCCCGACGCGCCGCACGCGCCCGACGGCGGCGAGCTGTGATACTTCGACGAGTCGCGTGA